TCCGCTTCGTCAATTCGGGGACGGAAGCCGTCATGACGACTATCCGCGTGGCGCGCGCCTACACTGGCCGCACGCGCATTATCAAATTCGCAGGCTGCTACCACGGCCATTCCGATGCGATGCTCGTGGCAGCCGGATCGGGTCCGTCATCGATGGGCGTCCCTGACAGCGCCGGTGTGACGAAGGCGACAGCCGAAGAGGTCATCACGGTGCCGTTTAATGACCTGGACGCCTTCGAACAAGCGCTCATTGCACACGGGCATGACGTCGCTGCTGTACTCGTCGAACCGATTGTCGGAAACTTTGGCATCGTCGCGCCAAAGGATGACACGTATTTGAAATCGGTGATCGATCTCGCCCACCACCACGGCGCCCTCACCATTTTCGACGAGGTCATCACGGCATTCCGCTTCCACTACGGCAGCGCTGCCCAACTATACGACGTGCACCCGGATTTGTATGCGCTGGGCAAAATCATCGGTGGCGGATTGCCCATTGGCGCCTACGGCGGGCGGCGTGACATCATGGAGAATGTCGCACCGCTGGGTCCTGCCTACCAGGCTGGCACAATGGCGGGCAACCCACTGTCGATGCGCACAGGCATCGCCTGCCTAAGCGTCCTGCAGCAACCGGGCATCTACGAGGCGATGGCGAAACGCGCCGAGCGGCTGGTGAAGGTGACGCATGAAGCGGCGGACAAATACCATGTCCCCATCACCATCAACCGCGTCGGCGGCGCATTTACGGTCTACTTTGGCCATCACGCAGTGCGCAACTACGACGACGCACAAGCGACAGACAGCAAGCAGTTCGCACGCTATTTCCACTTGCTGGCGGACAACGGCATCCTTATCGCCCCGTCAAAATACGAAGCGTGGTTCGTCTCTGCCGTGCACACGGATGAAGACATCGAACAAACCTGCGACGCAATTGACCGGGTGTTTCAGGGACTCGCTTAATCCGTCTTCGGTCTCTTCCGGTAGGGATAGCGAGAATCGACCACGATGGTTTGGTGCGACGGTACAAAGTAATGCCGCGGAATATCGACATAAATGTACCTGTCGATGTAGACAATCGGACGCGAAATCGCTGCCATCGGCCAGTGTGATACGTGCTTACGCGGATGGATTGGGTAGTTTGAGTCGTTCGGGGAACGCATGTCATCACCCCCACAAGACATTTGACTATGCACCATTGCATGAAGATGTCAGGTGGGGTAGCACGGTCACCCGCCTATGACCGGGCCCGATGACGCGTGAATTAGGCGTCTTAGCAGATACAAGTTGGGGATCGTCAACGCGCTGACGATCCCCACATTCGCTAAAAGTACCATGTTCCGCTGACAGCCGTTATTGGCGCAACAACGAGTCTTGCAAAGGAGTAGCCCTCAACCCGTGAATCTGCTCCCACTCCTCGCGCAAAATGCCCATGCGAATGGAATCGTAAAACACGCCATTGTACAATCTCACCTTGCGAATGCGCGCTTCCATCTGCATCCCCAATTTCTCAGCGCAGCGAATCATCCGCTGATTGCCCGACCAGGTCGTGAGACCAATACGCACGAGCGGCATCGACGCAAACAAATGACTCCCCCATAGCGTCAATGCCTCGGTACCAAATCCCCCGTTCCAAAATGCCGGTTGATAAATGACAATCCCCATCTCCAACCACCACGACGGACGATGCTCCCAGTAGTACGACACGGTGCCAATCAGTTCACCATCTGTCGTGACGATGGCAGCAAGCGATTGCACGTCTCCATCGCGCTCAAATCGTTCCTTGAGGTGGCTGATATAGTCAGGATAATCCACAAACTCCAGCGGAAAGTACGGGGCGTCCCACTTCTTCCACGCCGGATCTGATTCTCCATAAATCAATGACCACAATTCCTTCGTATCAATTTCGTCAATAGACACAATGGACACACATCGACCTGTCAGGCGCATACGACACTTCCCTTTTCACACAGATGAGCAATGAAATCATTGTAGCAGAAGATTTGGACAGTGGGATGGGGAGGCGGGATCGAGAGGCGGGATCGAGAGGCGGGATCGAGAGGCGGGGGCGGCATCGGTGGGGTGACGGTGGGGTGACGGTGGGGTGACGGTGGGGTGACGGTGGGGTGACGGTGGGGTGACGGTGGGGTGACGGTGTCTTAATAAGACGAGCCGCGGGCTTTTGGCCCCTTTAAGGCAGAAAAATTACCTTATTGACTGACTTTTGAGGCTTTTCCGTCGAAACGGAAGGAAATAAGGTCTTTTTCATGTCTAAAAGCCGCCGGATGAAAAGAAAAGACACAAATAGCGCACGATTTCTACCTTATCTCCGAACGCACTTGTCCCATACCTCCGATGAACCGCCTCTGTCCCCCGACTGCAACTCGCCCGCACGACGGACGGCGACAACGGGCAACCAAAGCCCTCATGCGGCAACGTAACATCACCAAAGTTGCTGAAAACGCGACATAGGGCCCATCGCGGGCCCCCGTTTCGCGGCTCTACGGCTCTACGGCTCTGCGGCTATCCCGACCCCCATCCCCGGCGATACCGGCTCTGCAGCTATTGCGGATCCGGCGACGCAAGGTCCAACAAAACCTTTGTCATCGTCGTCTTGGTGACCCGTCCGACCACGTGCAGGCGATAATCGCCAGAGTCCTTCGAGGTGACATCCACCGGCTCCACCACAGGCAGCGTATCCACCTTGTTGTTCACCATTTTCCGTGCGGCATCCAGTATGGTATCTTCTGGGCTAACCGTGACCACGTTTGGAAACCGCGTCATAATCATGCTGACCGGGATAGACGTGGCCTGCGTGTTGCCCAGAAGTGTCTTCAGAAGATCCTTTCTCGACACGACGCCACTGAGGTAATTGAACTCATCTGTGACGATGAGGCTGCCCACGTCTTCCAAAAACAACGTGACGACCGCATCGTACAAAGAGGTTACTTCCCGTACGACGACAGGGACGGACTGAACGTGTTGCACCTCTGTGGACAACAATTTCTGAACCGATTCACTCTGTCCGTTCCTGCCTTTGCCAATAAAGTAGCCCACTTTTGGTTTCGCGTCCAAGTACCCTAGCGTCACCAGTAAAGAAAGGTCGAACCGAATCGTCGGCTTGCTCACGCCCAACAATTCAGCAAGCTGCTCTGCGATAATCGGTTCGTGGGTCTCAACCAACCGAAGAATCTCCTTTTGGCGAGAAGAGAGTTCTATGGTGGCTCCCCCCTTTCACAAGCGGCTTCGCGCAAATTCTTTTCGTCGTACTTCAGTATACACCAGCTATCAGGGGAAACAGTGCCCCATGTCCTCAGCGGCAAAATACGCCGGATGAAAGCATTTATCGGGACAAGACCACGCGTGCCATCGCGCCCTCGTCTGATACTGACTCACGTCTCGTTTGCTGAATCGCCGCGTGTGCAGCGGCCAGCCGAGCGATAGGTACGCGAAACGGCGAGCAGCTCACGTAATTAAGTTGGTTGTCGTGACAGAACGCGATGGAGTGCTTTTCACCGCCGTGTTCGCCACAGATGCCCAGTTTTAAGTTAGGCCGAACATGGCGCCCTTTCTCTGCAGCAATCGCGACGAGCGCGCCAACGCCGTCGACATCGAGCACGGCAAACGGGTTCTCCAATAGCACCTTTTCGTGCAAGTACGTCTGCAGGAATTTCCCCTCTGCGTCGTCACGGCTATAGCCAAAGGTCGTCTGCGTCAAGTCATTCGTGCCAAACGAGAAGAATTCCGCCTCTGTGGCAATTTCGTTCGCCGTCAGTGCTGCACGCGGCACCTCAATCATGGTCCCGATGGGACAATGTAGCTCGATCCCCTGTTCAGTCGCCACTTGACGCGCCACGCGTTCAACTAGCGCACGCATCCGCCGCAATTCCTCGACGTGTCCCACAAGTGGAATCATCACCTCTGGCATCGGGTGCAAGCCTTCCTGCAAGAGCTGCGCGGTCGCCTGAAAAATGGCGCGCGCCTGCATCTCGTAAATCTCCGGGAACGTAAGCCCTAGTCGGCAGCCACGGTGGCCGAGCATCGGGTTCAATTCGTGTAGCGCGCGCACCTTTGCGAGCAGCGTTTCAACCTCCGCCAACTCCGCCAACTCCGCATTGAGGCGCTGCACCCGCGCATCGTCGGCGTCTGAGTCGGAGGCCGTCGGGTTATCCAGGTAGGCCAACAGCGTGGCGCGTCGGGCGATTAATTCCTCCAGGCTCGGTAAGAATTCGTGCAGGGGCGGATCGAGTAAGCGAATCGTGACAGGCAAACCGTCCATGGCCTTGAGAATGCCATAGAAGTCTCCTTGCTGCATAGGTAGCAACCGCTCGAGCGCCTGCTCGCGTTCTGCGGTGCTGCCTGCCAAAATCATCGACTGCACGACAGGGACTCTATCTGCCGACATGAACATGTGCTCCGTCCGACAAAGGCCGATGCCCTCGGCGCCAAATGCCCGAGCCCGCGACGCGTCCTCTGGATTGTCTGCGTTCGCCCGAACGTTCAGCGTGCGACTTTCGTCCGCCCACTGCAGCAAAGTCTTGAATTCCTCCGACAGCTCCGGCTCGCGAACGGGCACCGCGCCCAAAAATACGCGTCCCGTGGCGCCGTCAATGGAGACGATGTCCCCTTCCTTGACCACCTGATGGCCAATCACACACGCCCGATTCGACGGGTCAATCGTCAGCGCGTCGCATCCACACACGCACGGTTTCCCCATGCCCCGCGCCACAACAGCCGCATGACTTGTCATGCCGCCACGGCTGGTGAGAATTCCAGCAGCCGCCTGAATCCCGTGAATGTCCTCCGGCGTGGTCTCCGTGCGCACGAGAAGCACCTGCTCGCCGTTTTTCACCCACTGTGCAGCGTCATCCGCATCAAACACCACGCGCCCCCACGCGGCCCCTGGCGACGCAGGTAAGCCCGTCGCGAGCGTCGTTGTCGCAGCGCGTTCGTCGATGGCAGGGTGCAGGAGTTGGACGAGTTGATCCGGATCAACCCGCAACAACGCCGTCTCCCGCGTAATGAGTCCTTCATTCACCAAGTCGACGGCGATTTTCACGGCCGCTTGTGCGGTGCGCTTCGCGCTCCTCGTCTGCAACATATACAATGTGCCTTGCTCGACGGTAAATTCAATGTCTTGCACATCCCGGTAATGTTCCTCCAACTGTCGGCACACGCCGAGGAATTGCTCGTAAATCTCCGGCAAATCCCGCGCCATTTCCGCAATGGGCTTCGGCGTGCGAATCCCCGCGACCACGTCTTCCCCCTGGGCGTTGGTCAGGTATTCTCCAAAGACGCCTCGTTCGCCAGTCGAGGGGTTGCGGGTAAAGGCGACCCCTGTACCGGAATCCTCCCCCATGTTGCCAAACACCATGGACTGAACGTTCACAGCTGTCCCCAAGGTGTCTGGAATATTGTGAATTTGTCGGTAAACGACAGCCCGCGGATTATCCCATGAGCCAAAGACTGCGCCAATCGCATGATGTAACTGCTCGATAGGATCCTGTGGGAACGGGCGCTCCGTCTCTTGTTCCACCAAATCGAGGTACGAGGCCACGATCCGCTGGAGCGCATCTTCGGTCAGGTGCTGATCCACTGCGACGTTTTCCTGTTGCTTGACGTCCGTCAATATTTGCTCGAACTTGTAGTGGGGAATTCCTAGGACGACGTCGCCGAACATCTGGATAAAACGGCGATAGGAATCGTAGGCAAAGCGCGCATTCGCGGTCTTCTTTGCCAAGCCAACGACTGTGCTGTCGTTCAAGCCCAGATTGAGCACCGTGTCCATCATACCCGGCATAGAAATCGGCGCGCCACTTCGAACAGACACCAACAACGGATTATCTGCCGCACCGAATCCTTTTCCCGTGACACGTTCCAGCTTGCGAATCTCCTGTGCAATCTCATCCACCATATCGGGCAGCAGCGCACCACCGTGCTCCCGAAACGCATGACAAGCGCGCGTCGTAATGACAAATCCCGGCGGTACCGGCAGACCCGCGCGCGTCATCTCCGCAAGACTGGCACCTTTCCCGCCCAACATGTATTTGTCCAAATCTTCAATTTCAGCAAACGCGTATGCCCACTTGTTCACAGATATCGCTCCCCTCGACCCATCCATTCCAAAATAATTGCCGCTGTCTCCTCGACAGCCTTGTCACTCACGTCGACGACAGGACAGTTCAATCGTTTCATCACAGACTCCGCAAACTCGAGTTCATCTAAAATTCGTTCGTAGCTCGCATAACTGGCTTCGACGCCAAGCCCCATCATCTTCAGCCGCTCCTGACGAACAAGCGCCAGTTTGTCGGGGCGGATGGTCAATCCAAAGATCTTCTCTTTTGCCGGCAGATTGACTATCGCGCTCGGATTTACTTCAGGCACCAAAGGGACATTTGCCACTTTCAGTCCCTTATGTGCGAGATAGATACTCAAAGGCGTCTTGGAAGTTCGAGATACGCCGACCAAAACGACGTCCGCTTGATGCAATCCGCGCGCCTCTCGCCCATCGTCATATTTCACAGCAAACTCAATCGCCTCAATTCGCCGAAAGTACTCCGCATCAAGTTGATGCACGAGCCCAGGCTTCGCGTAGGGCGGTTGACCAATCACCGTTTCCAGTGCGCACATCATCGGGCTTAAAATATCCACTGTCGAGATACCTAACTGCTCCGCACGCGTGCGCAAATACTCCTTAAGCTGCGACACGACAATCGTAAACGCGACGACGGCACCTTCCTCTACCGCGCGCAACAGCGTATCCTCAATCACCGACAGTTCGTGTACATTGGCCACCCTGCGAAGGACGAGGCGGCCGTGATTGAACTGGCTGGCTGCAGCTCGAACCACCGCCTCTGCCGTCTCACCGGCCGAATCAGACACCACGTAGACGACCGGTAGTGGATCGCTCATCGAGACCTCCCCCCAACCCCAACTGAATTGCCGCGGCCAAACCACCACACTGGCACACGAAGACGGCATCTGCAGCGCATACGAACATGTCTCCACCACCATTTATGACATCGTATATTTCGATTTGAGCATTATAATACATCATAAATGTAATTTGTGAAGTCACAAATATTCGACATTTGCATCTTTCATTCCGCCAAACCACTTGCCGATCAGCTTATTTCAAGCGATTTTCCTACGCAAACAGCCGATGCAAAATGAACAATTCAAAAACTCAACACAATTCGTACATACCATTTCTATTTATGATGTGTTATTTATTTATATAGCGTGTCATTAAAGTGAGGTTTCGCATCTGTATAACGGATTACTTCACAACCGACAACATTACAGCGAGGGGCGGTTCTTCATATGAAAGGTCGAATTGGCATCAATGGCTTTGGGCGAATTGGACGCATGGTATTTCGCAAGGCGCTAGAACTGAATCTCGACGTCGTCGCAGTCAACGGTACGGCGGATCCCGCCACGCTCGTGCATCTCGTAAAGCACGATTCCATCCACGGCCCCTGGTCTATACCGATTCAGGCGACCGCCCGCGGATGTGTCGTCAATGGGCGGGAAATCCAATTTTTCTCCACCAGAGACGCACATGCGCTCGATTGGGAAGCGGTCGGGGTAGACATCGTCATCGAGGCGACCGGCGCATATCGCACATATGAGGGCGCCGCCATTCACCTTGAACAAGGGGCGAAAAAGGTGATTGTCACAGCCCCGATGAAAGGGGAAACCGGGGCGGATTTGACCGTGATTATGGGCGTTAACGACCACGTCTACGACGACAGTCGTCATCACATTCTCTCGGGCGGATCGTGTACGACCAATGCCTTAGCTCCGATCATCCACGTTCTGCATCAAGCGTTTGGGATAGAAAGTGGATTAGTCACAACGGTTCACGCGTACACAAATGATCAACTCAATCAGGACAATCCACATCACGACCTTCGCCGCGCTCGCGCATGCACCCAATCCATCATCCCGACAGGAACCGGCGCTGCCAAAGCAATTGGACAGGTCATCCCGGAACTCGCTGGACGCCTTCATGGGCTGGCACTGCGCGTACCGACGCCAAACGTCTCAATTGTCGACGCCGTGTTGGGATTACAAACCGACGTCGACGTCGAGATGGTTCACGCCGTGTTACAACAGGCGGCACTGGGTTCTCTGCGCGGCATCCTCGACATCTGTCACGAACCACTCGTATCTATCGATTTTAATGGCGACGAACATTCGGCCATTGTGGATAGCTTATCGACCATCGTGATGGAAAATCACACAGTCAAAGTCCTCGCGTGGTACGACAACGAGTGGGGATACTCCTGTCGGATTGTCGATCTCGCCAAAAAGGTGATAGACGAAGCCAACCACGCTAAACAGACCATTCCACGCGGGCTCTACGCTTGGCAAAGCGACGTCTATTAAACCAACACGAAAGGAGCCATCCCGCACACGGAATGGCTCCTCGATTCGATTTATGAACACCTTCTGACTTCAGTGACTTAAATGACGTCGCTCAATTGCGCAACCAAGTCATCCTTCGGCTTATAACCAATCAATTGCTTGACGACTTGACCGTCCTTGAACACCAACAATGTCGGGATGCTCATGATACCAAATTGACCCGCAGTCTGTGGGTTTTCGTCCACATCCAGCTTGCCAACGACCAGCTTGTCAGCATATTCGTCTGACACCTCTTCGAGAACAGGTGCCATCATTTTGCAAGGCCCACACCATGTAGCCCAGAAATCCACCAGGACAGGTTTATCGGATTGAATAAACGACGCGAAGTCGGCATCTGTTACCTTTTGCGTTGCCAATATTCTCGCTCCCTTCTATAAATGACCACAGGATTTATTGTACCACAATCAGGCGTCGAACATATATCGCGCAGACCAACAAATGCCCAAAAGCGACATGCCGAACCGCCACCACCAACAGCAGCTCAAACGGCTAATAGCGCAGTTTGTTAGCCCGCCTGTCAGAAATGAAGGCCAATAACAGACTCGCAGTGATGAGCAGTCCGAAAATCCAATAAAAGCGGTGCATTCCGTAGCGCGAGGCCATCGTTTGCATCGGCAACACCCAATACAGTGACGACGAAACGAGCAACATCCAGGGTGTCAAGCGGTTGTATAGTCGGTACATCAAGAAGGTGAAAAGTGCCGCGCAAAGCGTGAGAATGGCTGTGAGTAACGCATCCGACGTGAAGTTCCACGGCGTCATCCAAATGCCAATGGCCGGTACAAGTGTGCTTTGAAAGACCATGGCGCCCGTAATGTTGCCAGAGGCGAGACTGTCTTTGCCTTGGCGGATCCACACCACGCTGTTGAGCGTCTCCGGCAATTCAGTCGCGAGCGGAATGATGAGCGCCGACAGGACGAACGTCGGCATCCCCACGCGCACAGCAATCCGTTCGACGCCACCCGTGAGCGTATGTGCGCCACCGACAATCAGAGCCAAGGCGATGAACAATTGGACAAAGACGACCGTGAGGCTGGGGGTCGTTGTTTTCCGTTGAATATATAGGGGCTTTAGTTCATCCGATTCAAGTCTGTCCGATTTATCACTCACCGATAACACGATAAAGACAATGTAAACCCCGATGAGTAACAGGGGGATGATTTGATGGGTCATCTCCGTGGGCACGAGGCCCGCAAACATCGCAAGCGCGTAAGCCACGAGAAAACACACGCTATCCCGCTGATAAGATGACTTTCCCACGTGCAGGAGATATCCGGTCGATTTTGAGCGAAAGGAGATCAGCGCACAGGCC
Above is a genomic segment from Alicyclobacillus acidoterrestris containing:
- a CDS encoding glutamate-1-semialdehyde 2,1-aminomutase, encoding MNRAQSELWFHRAEAVILGGVNSPSRSYKSVGGGTPIVMSRGAGSKFYDVDGNEYIDYLAGYGPSILGHAHPEITKAIQEAAEDGVLYGTPTTSEVLFAEKLRQAIPDLERIRFVNSGTEAVMTTIRVARAYTGRTRIIKFAGCYHGHSDAMLVAAGSGPSSMGVPDSAGVTKATAEEVITVPFNDLDAFEQALIAHGHDVAAVLVEPIVGNFGIVAPKDDTYLKSVIDLAHHHGALTIFDEVITAFRFHYGSAAQLYDVHPDLYALGKIIGGGLPIGAYGGRRDIMENVAPLGPAYQAGTMAGNPLSMRTGIACLSVLQQPGIYEAMAKRAERLVKVTHEAADKYHVPITINRVGGAFTVYFGHHAVRNYDDAQATDSKQFARYFHLLADNGILIAPSKYEAWFVSAVHTDEDIEQTCDAIDRVFQGLA
- a CDS encoding GNAT family N-acetyltransferase, with protein sequence MRLTGRCVSIVSIDEIDTKELWSLIYGESDPAWKKWDAPYFPLEFVDYPDYISHLKERFERDGDVQSLAAIVTTDGELIGTVSYYWEHRPSWWLEMGIVIYQPAFWNGGFGTEALTLWGSHLFASMPLVRIGLTTWSGNQRMIRCAEKLGMQMEARIRKVRLYNGVFYDSIRMGILREEWEQIHGLRATPLQDSLLRQ
- a CDS encoding CBS domain-containing protein yields the protein MELSSRQKEILRLVETHEPIIAEQLAELLGVSKPTIRFDLSLLVTLGYLDAKPKVGYFIGKGRNGQSESVQKLLSTEVQHVQSVPVVVREVTSLYDAVVTLFLEDVGSLIVTDEFNYLSGVVSRKDLLKTLLGNTQATSIPVSMIMTRFPNVVTVSPEDTILDAARKMVNNKVDTLPVVEPVDVTSKDSGDYRLHVVGRVTKTTMTKVLLDLASPDPQ
- the ppdK gene encoding pyruvate, phosphate dikinase, which encodes MNKWAYAFAEIEDLDKYMLGGKGASLAEMTRAGLPVPPGFVITTRACHAFREHGGALLPDMVDEIAQEIRKLERVTGKGFGAADNPLLVSVRSGAPISMPGMMDTVLNLGLNDSTVVGLAKKTANARFAYDSYRRFIQMFGDVVLGIPHYKFEQILTDVKQQENVAVDQHLTEDALQRIVASYLDLVEQETERPFPQDPIEQLHHAIGAVFGSWDNPRAVVYRQIHNIPDTLGTAVNVQSMVFGNMGEDSGTGVAFTRNPSTGERGVFGEYLTNAQGEDVVAGIRTPKPIAEMARDLPEIYEQFLGVCRQLEEHYRDVQDIEFTVEQGTLYMLQTRSAKRTAQAAVKIAVDLVNEGLITRETALLRVDPDQLVQLLHPAIDERAATTTLATGLPASPGAAWGRVVFDADDAAQWVKNGEQVLLVRTETTPEDIHGIQAAAGILTSRGGMTSHAAVVARGMGKPCVCGCDALTIDPSNRACVIGHQVVKEGDIVSIDGATGRVFLGAVPVREPELSEEFKTLLQWADESRTLNVRANADNPEDASRARAFGAEGIGLCRTEHMFMSADRVPVVQSMILAGSTAEREQALERLLPMQQGDFYGILKAMDGLPVTIRLLDPPLHEFLPSLEELIARRATLLAYLDNPTASDSDADDARVQRLNAELAELAEVETLLAKVRALHELNPMLGHRGCRLGLTFPEIYEMQARAIFQATAQLLQEGLHPMPEVMIPLVGHVEELRRMRALVERVARQVATEQGIELHCPIGTMIEVPRAALTANEIATEAEFFSFGTNDLTQTTFGYSRDDAEGKFLQTYLHEKVLLENPFAVLDVDGVGALVAIAAEKGRHVRPNLKLGICGEHGGEKHSIAFCHDNQLNYVSCSPFRVPIARLAAAHAAIQQTRRESVSDEGAMARVVLSR
- a CDS encoding pyruvate, water dikinase regulatory protein, which codes for MSDPLPVVYVVSDSAGETAEAVVRAAASQFNHGRLVLRRVANVHELSVIEDTLLRAVEEGAVVAFTIVVSQLKEYLRTRAEQLGISTVDILSPMMCALETVIGQPPYAKPGLVHQLDAEYFRRIEAIEFAVKYDDGREARGLHQADVVLVGVSRTSKTPLSIYLAHKGLKVANVPLVPEVNPSAIVNLPAKEKIFGLTIRPDKLALVRQERLKMMGLGVEASYASYERILDELEFAESVMKRLNCPVVDVSDKAVEETAAIILEWMGRGERYL
- the gap gene encoding type I glyceraldehyde-3-phosphate dehydrogenase translates to MKGRIGINGFGRIGRMVFRKALELNLDVVAVNGTADPATLVHLVKHDSIHGPWSIPIQATARGCVVNGREIQFFSTRDAHALDWEAVGVDIVIEATGAYRTYEGAAIHLEQGAKKVIVTAPMKGETGADLTVIMGVNDHVYDDSRHHILSGGSCTTNALAPIIHVLHQAFGIESGLVTTVHAYTNDQLNQDNPHHDLRRARACTQSIIPTGTGAAKAIGQVIPELAGRLHGLALRVPTPNVSIVDAVLGLQTDVDVEMVHAVLQQAALGSLRGILDICHEPLVSIDFNGDEHSAIVDSLSTIVMENHTVKVLAWYDNEWGYSCRIVDLAKKVIDEANHAKQTIPRGLYAWQSDVY
- the trxA gene encoding thioredoxin — protein: MATQKVTDADFASFIQSDKPVLVDFWATWCGPCKMMAPVLEEVSDEYADKLVVGKLDVDENPQTAGQFGIMSIPTLLVFKDGQVVKQLIGYKPKDDLVAQLSDVI
- a CDS encoding sodium:calcium antiporter, which gives rise to MVLVVQMIFSLAMILFGAELFTNSIEWLGRKLGLGQGAVGSVLAAVGTALPETAVPITAIVFSQSHQAEQVGIGGILGAPFLLATLGSLVMACALISFRSKSTGYLLHVGKSSYQRDSVCFLVAYALAMFAGLVPTEMTHQIIPLLLIGVYIVFIVLSVSDKSDRLESDELKPLYIQRKTTTPSLTVVFVQLFIALALIVGGAHTLTGGVERIAVRVGMPTFVLSALIIPLATELPETLNSVVWIRQGKDSLASGNITGAMVFQSTLVPAIGIWMTPWNFTSDALLTAILTLCAALFTFLMYRLYNRLTPWMLLVSSSLYWVLPMQTMASRYGMHRFYWIFGLLITASLLLAFISDRRANKLRY